One window of Branchiostoma lanceolatum isolate klBraLanc5 chromosome 8, klBraLanc5.hap2, whole genome shotgun sequence genomic DNA carries:
- the LOC136439904 gene encoding transmembrane protein 104-like isoform X2 has translation MAGDITETGSLYSPFMGLIYIFNLIVGTGALTMPRAFGAAGWLVSLVLIILLGFFSFMTTTFVVETMSVANARLRWKTREKQNEVHKATFEEKLHAAVTNSHKKDDAHTEDVIEEEEENQSEEERRALLAPVNDPKRRRVDLYDITERVEMGQMASMFFNKVGWYLFYLCIVIYLYGDLAIYAAAVPKSLRDITCPVNITCNIKPSKQINLTNSSPCWGTTVNRQNAYRVYLGAFTLLLGPFVFFNVQKTKYLQLLTSLMRWVAFTIMIILAMTRITHGKGEGHPVMASVTSVPNLFGVCVYSFMCQHSLPSLVTPIKNKRHLSLLVFFDFLVILVFYLVLSFTGIFCFKNMDIKDIYTLNFMDKCDPITSAQEISYFLGLFPVFTLSTNFPIIAITLRNNLKTLFHRDGYTYPWIIDRIFFPLLTIVPPIAVAFGTDDLEFLVGVTGSYAGAGIQYLVPAFLVYSARKEQRILFGPGSINKHTSPFRHSFWVYFVWVWGTLSIIFVTVNHILTKS, from the exons ATGGGTCTGATCTACATCTTCAACCTGATCGTTGGGACAGGAGCCCTCACCATGCCCAGGGCCTTCGGTGCTGCCGGCTGGCTCGTCAGTCTGGTACTCATCATACTACTGGGGTTCTTCAG CTTCATGACCACAACGTTTGTTGTGGAGACCATGTCCGTTGCGAACGCCCGTCTTCGCTGGAAGACACGAGAGAAGCAGAACGAGGTACACAAAGCCACCTTTGAGGAAAAGTTGCATGCCGCCGTTACGAACAGCCACAAAAAA GATGACGCACACACTGAAGATgtcatagaagaagaagaagagaaccAATCAGAGGAAGAGAGAAGGGCACTTCTAGCTCCTGTCAatg ATCCCAAAAGGAGAAGAGTAGACCTTTATGACATCACAGAAAGAGTTGAGATG GGCCAAATGGCATCAATGTTCTTCAACAAAG TTGGCTGGTACCTGTTCTACCTCTGCATTGTTATCTACCTTTACGGAGACCTGGCCATCTATGCTGCCGCTGTGCCCAAGTCACTCAGGGATATCACATG CCCAGTGAACATCACCTGTAACATTAAGCCATCAAAACAGATCAACCTGACCAACTCCTCACCCTGCTGGGGTACTACTGTCAACAGGCAAAATGCCTACAGAGTGTATCTG GGTGCCTTCACCTTGCTCCTTGGGCCATTTGTGTTCTTCAACGTGCAGAAAACAAAGTACCTACAACTGCTCACCTCCCTCATGAGATGGGTTG CGTTTACAATTATGATCATCTTGGCGATGACGCGGATAACCCACGGTAAAGGCGAGGGCCATCCCGTGATGGCGTCCGTCACCAGCGTGCCAAACCTCTTTGGGGTGTGCGTGTACTCCTTCATGTGCCAGCACTCCCTCCCCTCGCTTGTCACACCGATCAAGAACAAGCGCCACCTCTCACTTCTCGTCTTCTTCGACTTCCTGGTCATCCTGGTCTTCTACCTGGTCCTGTCTTTCACCGGGATCTTCTGCTTTAAGAACATGGACATCAAGGACATCTACACCCTGAACTTCATGGACAAGTGCGATCCGATCACGAGCGCGCAAGAGATCAGCTACTTTCTCGGACTCTTCCCGGTCTTCACGCTGAGCACGAACTTTCCCATCATCGCGATCACGCTGCGAAACAACCTGAAGACGTTGTTCCACAGGGACGGGTACACTTATCCATGGATCATCGATAGAATATTCTTCCCGCTACTAACCATAGTTCCGCCGATAGCGGTCGCTTTTGGTACCGACGATCTTGAATTCTTGGTAGGCGTAACGGGATCGTACGCAGGGGCGGGAATTCAGTATCTCGTACCGGCGTTCCTCGTTTACTCGGCGAGGAAAGAGCAGAGAATACTGTTCGGCCCCGGTTCGATCAACAAGCACACGTCTCCGTTCAGACATAGTTTTTGGGTGTATTTCGTCTGGGTCTGGGGaacgctgtcaatcattttcgtaactgtcaatcacatttTGACAAAGAGCTAG
- the LOC136439904 gene encoding transmembrane protein 104-like isoform X1, translating into MAGDITETGSLYSPFMGLIYIFNLIVGTGALTMPRAFGAAGWLVSLVLIILLGFFSFMTTTFVVETMSVANARLRWKTREKQNEVHKATFEEKLHAAVTNSHKKRVHGTPYSYYERMKKDDAHTEDVIEEEEENQSEEERRALLAPVNDPKRRRVDLYDITERVEMGQMASMFFNKVGWYLFYLCIVIYLYGDLAIYAAAVPKSLRDITCPVNITCNIKPSKQINLTNSSPCWGTTVNRQNAYRVYLGAFTLLLGPFVFFNVQKTKYLQLLTSLMRWVAFTIMIILAMTRITHGKGEGHPVMASVTSVPNLFGVCVYSFMCQHSLPSLVTPIKNKRHLSLLVFFDFLVILVFYLVLSFTGIFCFKNMDIKDIYTLNFMDKCDPITSAQEISYFLGLFPVFTLSTNFPIIAITLRNNLKTLFHRDGYTYPWIIDRIFFPLLTIVPPIAVAFGTDDLEFLVGVTGSYAGAGIQYLVPAFLVYSARKEQRILFGPGSINKHTSPFRHSFWVYFVWVWGTLSIIFVTVNHILTKS; encoded by the exons ATGGGTCTGATCTACATCTTCAACCTGATCGTTGGGACAGGAGCCCTCACCATGCCCAGGGCCTTCGGTGCTGCCGGCTGGCTCGTCAGTCTGGTACTCATCATACTACTGGGGTTCTTCAG CTTCATGACCACAACGTTTGTTGTGGAGACCATGTCCGTTGCGAACGCCCGTCTTCGCTGGAAGACACGAGAGAAGCAGAACGAGGTACACAAAGCCACCTTTGAGGAAAAGTTGCATGCCGCCGTTACGAACAGCCACAAAAAA AGGGTGCATGGGACGCCATACTCGTATTATGAACGAATGAAGAAG GATGACGCACACACTGAAGATgtcatagaagaagaagaagagaaccAATCAGAGGAAGAGAGAAGGGCACTTCTAGCTCCTGTCAatg ATCCCAAAAGGAGAAGAGTAGACCTTTATGACATCACAGAAAGAGTTGAGATG GGCCAAATGGCATCAATGTTCTTCAACAAAG TTGGCTGGTACCTGTTCTACCTCTGCATTGTTATCTACCTTTACGGAGACCTGGCCATCTATGCTGCCGCTGTGCCCAAGTCACTCAGGGATATCACATG CCCAGTGAACATCACCTGTAACATTAAGCCATCAAAACAGATCAACCTGACCAACTCCTCACCCTGCTGGGGTACTACTGTCAACAGGCAAAATGCCTACAGAGTGTATCTG GGTGCCTTCACCTTGCTCCTTGGGCCATTTGTGTTCTTCAACGTGCAGAAAACAAAGTACCTACAACTGCTCACCTCCCTCATGAGATGGGTTG CGTTTACAATTATGATCATCTTGGCGATGACGCGGATAACCCACGGTAAAGGCGAGGGCCATCCCGTGATGGCGTCCGTCACCAGCGTGCCAAACCTCTTTGGGGTGTGCGTGTACTCCTTCATGTGCCAGCACTCCCTCCCCTCGCTTGTCACACCGATCAAGAACAAGCGCCACCTCTCACTTCTCGTCTTCTTCGACTTCCTGGTCATCCTGGTCTTCTACCTGGTCCTGTCTTTCACCGGGATCTTCTGCTTTAAGAACATGGACATCAAGGACATCTACACCCTGAACTTCATGGACAAGTGCGATCCGATCACGAGCGCGCAAGAGATCAGCTACTTTCTCGGACTCTTCCCGGTCTTCACGCTGAGCACGAACTTTCCCATCATCGCGATCACGCTGCGAAACAACCTGAAGACGTTGTTCCACAGGGACGGGTACACTTATCCATGGATCATCGATAGAATATTCTTCCCGCTACTAACCATAGTTCCGCCGATAGCGGTCGCTTTTGGTACCGACGATCTTGAATTCTTGGTAGGCGTAACGGGATCGTACGCAGGGGCGGGAATTCAGTATCTCGTACCGGCGTTCCTCGTTTACTCGGCGAGGAAAGAGCAGAGAATACTGTTCGGCCCCGGTTCGATCAACAAGCACACGTCTCCGTTCAGACATAGTTTTTGGGTGTATTTCGTCTGGGTCTGGGGaacgctgtcaatcattttcgtaactgtcaatcacatttTGACAAAGAGCTAG
- the LOC136439904 gene encoding transmembrane protein 104-like isoform X4 — translation MAGDITETGSLYSPFMGLIYIFNLIVGTGALTMPRAFGAAGWLVSLVLIILLGFFSFMTTTFVVETMSVANARLRWKTREKQNEDDAHTEDVIEEEEENQSEEERRALLAPVNDPKRRRVDLYDITERVEMGQMASMFFNKVGWYLFYLCIVIYLYGDLAIYAAAVPKSLRDITCPVNITCNIKPSKQINLTNSSPCWGTTVNRQNAYRVYLGAFTLLLGPFVFFNVQKTKYLQLLTSLMRWVAFTIMIILAMTRITHGKGEGHPVMASVTSVPNLFGVCVYSFMCQHSLPSLVTPIKNKRHLSLLVFFDFLVILVFYLVLSFTGIFCFKNMDIKDIYTLNFMDKCDPITSAQEISYFLGLFPVFTLSTNFPIIAITLRNNLKTLFHRDGYTYPWIIDRIFFPLLTIVPPIAVAFGTDDLEFLVGVTGSYAGAGIQYLVPAFLVYSARKEQRILFGPGSINKHTSPFRHSFWVYFVWVWGTLSIIFVTVNHILTKS, via the exons ATGGGTCTGATCTACATCTTCAACCTGATCGTTGGGACAGGAGCCCTCACCATGCCCAGGGCCTTCGGTGCTGCCGGCTGGCTCGTCAGTCTGGTACTCATCATACTACTGGGGTTCTTCAG CTTCATGACCACAACGTTTGTTGTGGAGACCATGTCCGTTGCGAACGCCCGTCTTCGCTGGAAGACACGAGAGAAGCAGAACGAG GATGACGCACACACTGAAGATgtcatagaagaagaagaagagaaccAATCAGAGGAAGAGAGAAGGGCACTTCTAGCTCCTGTCAatg ATCCCAAAAGGAGAAGAGTAGACCTTTATGACATCACAGAAAGAGTTGAGATG GGCCAAATGGCATCAATGTTCTTCAACAAAG TTGGCTGGTACCTGTTCTACCTCTGCATTGTTATCTACCTTTACGGAGACCTGGCCATCTATGCTGCCGCTGTGCCCAAGTCACTCAGGGATATCACATG CCCAGTGAACATCACCTGTAACATTAAGCCATCAAAACAGATCAACCTGACCAACTCCTCACCCTGCTGGGGTACTACTGTCAACAGGCAAAATGCCTACAGAGTGTATCTG GGTGCCTTCACCTTGCTCCTTGGGCCATTTGTGTTCTTCAACGTGCAGAAAACAAAGTACCTACAACTGCTCACCTCCCTCATGAGATGGGTTG CGTTTACAATTATGATCATCTTGGCGATGACGCGGATAACCCACGGTAAAGGCGAGGGCCATCCCGTGATGGCGTCCGTCACCAGCGTGCCAAACCTCTTTGGGGTGTGCGTGTACTCCTTCATGTGCCAGCACTCCCTCCCCTCGCTTGTCACACCGATCAAGAACAAGCGCCACCTCTCACTTCTCGTCTTCTTCGACTTCCTGGTCATCCTGGTCTTCTACCTGGTCCTGTCTTTCACCGGGATCTTCTGCTTTAAGAACATGGACATCAAGGACATCTACACCCTGAACTTCATGGACAAGTGCGATCCGATCACGAGCGCGCAAGAGATCAGCTACTTTCTCGGACTCTTCCCGGTCTTCACGCTGAGCACGAACTTTCCCATCATCGCGATCACGCTGCGAAACAACCTGAAGACGTTGTTCCACAGGGACGGGTACACTTATCCATGGATCATCGATAGAATATTCTTCCCGCTACTAACCATAGTTCCGCCGATAGCGGTCGCTTTTGGTACCGACGATCTTGAATTCTTGGTAGGCGTAACGGGATCGTACGCAGGGGCGGGAATTCAGTATCTCGTACCGGCGTTCCTCGTTTACTCGGCGAGGAAAGAGCAGAGAATACTGTTCGGCCCCGGTTCGATCAACAAGCACACGTCTCCGTTCAGACATAGTTTTTGGGTGTATTTCGTCTGGGTCTGGGGaacgctgtcaatcattttcgtaactgtcaatcacatttTGACAAAGAGCTAG
- the LOC136439904 gene encoding transmembrane protein 104-like isoform X3: MAGDITETGSLYSPFMGLIYIFNLIVGTGALTMPRAFGAAGWLVSLVLIILLGFFSFMTTTFVVETMSVANARLRWKTREKQNERVHGTPYSYYERMKKDDAHTEDVIEEEEENQSEEERRALLAPVNDPKRRRVDLYDITERVEMGQMASMFFNKVGWYLFYLCIVIYLYGDLAIYAAAVPKSLRDITCPVNITCNIKPSKQINLTNSSPCWGTTVNRQNAYRVYLGAFTLLLGPFVFFNVQKTKYLQLLTSLMRWVAFTIMIILAMTRITHGKGEGHPVMASVTSVPNLFGVCVYSFMCQHSLPSLVTPIKNKRHLSLLVFFDFLVILVFYLVLSFTGIFCFKNMDIKDIYTLNFMDKCDPITSAQEISYFLGLFPVFTLSTNFPIIAITLRNNLKTLFHRDGYTYPWIIDRIFFPLLTIVPPIAVAFGTDDLEFLVGVTGSYAGAGIQYLVPAFLVYSARKEQRILFGPGSINKHTSPFRHSFWVYFVWVWGTLSIIFVTVNHILTKS; this comes from the exons ATGGGTCTGATCTACATCTTCAACCTGATCGTTGGGACAGGAGCCCTCACCATGCCCAGGGCCTTCGGTGCTGCCGGCTGGCTCGTCAGTCTGGTACTCATCATACTACTGGGGTTCTTCAG CTTCATGACCACAACGTTTGTTGTGGAGACCATGTCCGTTGCGAACGCCCGTCTTCGCTGGAAGACACGAGAGAAGCAGAACGAG AGGGTGCATGGGACGCCATACTCGTATTATGAACGAATGAAGAAG GATGACGCACACACTGAAGATgtcatagaagaagaagaagagaaccAATCAGAGGAAGAGAGAAGGGCACTTCTAGCTCCTGTCAatg ATCCCAAAAGGAGAAGAGTAGACCTTTATGACATCACAGAAAGAGTTGAGATG GGCCAAATGGCATCAATGTTCTTCAACAAAG TTGGCTGGTACCTGTTCTACCTCTGCATTGTTATCTACCTTTACGGAGACCTGGCCATCTATGCTGCCGCTGTGCCCAAGTCACTCAGGGATATCACATG CCCAGTGAACATCACCTGTAACATTAAGCCATCAAAACAGATCAACCTGACCAACTCCTCACCCTGCTGGGGTACTACTGTCAACAGGCAAAATGCCTACAGAGTGTATCTG GGTGCCTTCACCTTGCTCCTTGGGCCATTTGTGTTCTTCAACGTGCAGAAAACAAAGTACCTACAACTGCTCACCTCCCTCATGAGATGGGTTG CGTTTACAATTATGATCATCTTGGCGATGACGCGGATAACCCACGGTAAAGGCGAGGGCCATCCCGTGATGGCGTCCGTCACCAGCGTGCCAAACCTCTTTGGGGTGTGCGTGTACTCCTTCATGTGCCAGCACTCCCTCCCCTCGCTTGTCACACCGATCAAGAACAAGCGCCACCTCTCACTTCTCGTCTTCTTCGACTTCCTGGTCATCCTGGTCTTCTACCTGGTCCTGTCTTTCACCGGGATCTTCTGCTTTAAGAACATGGACATCAAGGACATCTACACCCTGAACTTCATGGACAAGTGCGATCCGATCACGAGCGCGCAAGAGATCAGCTACTTTCTCGGACTCTTCCCGGTCTTCACGCTGAGCACGAACTTTCCCATCATCGCGATCACGCTGCGAAACAACCTGAAGACGTTGTTCCACAGGGACGGGTACACTTATCCATGGATCATCGATAGAATATTCTTCCCGCTACTAACCATAGTTCCGCCGATAGCGGTCGCTTTTGGTACCGACGATCTTGAATTCTTGGTAGGCGTAACGGGATCGTACGCAGGGGCGGGAATTCAGTATCTCGTACCGGCGTTCCTCGTTTACTCGGCGAGGAAAGAGCAGAGAATACTGTTCGGCCCCGGTTCGATCAACAAGCACACGTCTCCGTTCAGACATAGTTTTTGGGTGTATTTCGTCTGGGTCTGGGGaacgctgtcaatcattttcgtaactgtcaatcacatttTGACAAAGAGCTAG